The genomic region CCCGTCCGACGTGCGCACCGACACCTTCCGTGCCAGCGGTGCCGGCGGCCAGCACATTAACAAGACCGACTCGGCGGTGCGCCTCACGCACATCCCGACCGGCATCGTCGTGCAGTGCCAGGACGGCCGCAGCCAGCACAGCAACCGCGACGTGGCCTGGAAGCGGCTGCGCTCGCGCCTGTACGACCACGAGATGCGCAAGCGCCAGGCCGAGCAGCAGAAGCTCGAGGACAGCAAGACCGACGTGGGCTGGGGCCACCAGATCCGCTCCTATGTGCTGGACCAGAGCCGCATCAAGGACCTGCGCACCAACTACGAGACCTCGGCCACCCAGAAGGTGCTGGACGGTGATCTCGACGCGTTCATCCAAGAAAGCCTGAAGCAAGGCGTCTGATGAAGACCCCCTTGCTGATCGCCCTGATCGCCGCCATCGCAGGACAGGTGCTCTACCACCTGGCGCAGAAAAGCGTCAGCGCGGCCGCGCACCCGGTCCTGTCGCTGCTGGCGTTCTATGCACTTGCCGCCCTGATGAGCCTGCCGCTGTTCCTGCTCTTCCCGCTCCAGACCGGGCTGGGCGAGGGCCTGCGGCAGATGAATTGGGCCACGGTGGGCGTGGCGCTCAGCATCGTGCTGGTCGAAGTCGGCTTCCTGCTGGTCTACCGCGCTGGCGGCAGCCTGCAGACGACCTACATCGTCAGCGCCCTCATTTCCACGGCCGCCCTCGTCCTGCTGGGCTGGCTGTTCTACAGCGAGGTGCTGAGCGGCACCAAGATCGCCGGCCTGTGCCTCGCACTGGCCGGCATCTGGCTGCTCAGCCGCCCCGTTGCCAATTCCTGATCCCTAGGACCCATCCCATGCGTGAAGGCACCGCCCCCCTGATCCACCTCGCCGACTACCAGCAGCCGGCCTTCTGGATACGCACGGTCGACATCAGCTTCGACCTGGAACCGGCCAAGACCCTGGTCATCAACAAGATGAAGATAGAGCGCAACACGGCCGTGCCCCACGGCCCGCTGCGCCTGCACGGCGAGGAACTGCAGCTGCTGCGCGTGCTGATCAACGGCGAGAGCGTGTCCTTCCGCCAGGAAGGCCATGAGCTGGTGATCGAATCGGCGCCGGACGCCGACTTCCTGCTCGAGATCCGCAACACCTGCGCCCCGGAGAAGAACACGGCGCTGTCGGGCCTCTACACCTCGGGCGGCAGCTTCTTCACGCAGTGCGAGGCCGAGGGCTTCCGCCGCATCACCTATTTCCTGGACCGCCCCGACGTGATGGCGGTCTACACGGTGACGCTGCGTGCCGACAAGGCCCGCTTCCCGGTGCTGCTGGCCAACGGCAATCTGGTCGAGACCGGCGCGGTCGATGCCAACCGCCATTTCGCCGTCTGGCACGACCCCTTCCCCAAGCCCAGCTACCTGTTCGCCCTGGTGGCCGGCGACCTGGTCCACCGCGAGCAGCGCATCACCACGCGCGCCGGCAAGGACCATCTGCTGCAGGTCTATGTTCGCCGCGGCGACCTGGAGAAGACCGAGCATGCGATGAACTCGCTGATCGCCTCCATCGTCTGGGACGAGGCCCGCTTCAGTCTGCCGCTGGACCTTGAGCGCTTCATGATCGTCGGCGTGTCCGACTTCAACATGGGCGCGATGGAGAACAAGGGCCTGAACATCTTCAACACCAGCGCCCTGCTCGCCTCGCCGGCCACGGCCACCGATGCCGACTTCAGCCGCATCGAGGCCATCGTCGCCCACGAGTACTTCCACAACTGGACCGGCAACCGCGTGACCTGCCGCGACTGGTTCCAGCTGTCGCTGAAGGAAGGCCTGACCGTGTTCCGCGACCAGGAGTTCTCGATGGACATGGCGGCCGCGCCCAGCGCCCGCGCCGTCTGCCGCATCCAGGACGTGCGCCAGCTGCGCGCCATGCAGTTCCCCGAGGACTCGGGCGCCATGGCCCATCCGGTACGCCCGGCCAGCTACGTCGAGATCAACAACTTCTACACCGCCACCGTCTACGACAAGGGCGCCGAGCTGGTGCGCATGTACCAGACCCTGGTCGGCCGCAAGGGCTTCGAGGCCGGCATGAAGCTCTATTTCGAGCGCCATGATGGCCAGGCCGTGACCTGCGACGACTTCGCCCAGGCCATTGCCGACGCCAACCCCGGCTCGGCCCTGAGCACGCGCCTGGATGCCTTCAAGCGCTGGTATTCGCAGGCCGGCACGCCGCGCGTGACCGCCCGCGGCGCCTACGACGCCGCAGCCCAGACGTACACGCTGACGCTGACGCAAGCCAACCCGCCCAGCCCCGGCCAGGACCAGAAGCTGCCCCAGGTGATCCCGGTCGCCATGGGCCTCTTGGGCGCCGATGGCCAGGCCCTGCCGCTGCAACTGCAGGGCGAGGCCGCCGCCGTCGGCACCGAGCGCGTGCTGGTGCTGGAACAGGCCGAGCAGAGCTTCGTCTTCACCCAGGTGGCCTCGGCGCCCGTGCCCTCGCTGCTGCGCGGCTTCTCGGCCCCGGTGCTGCTGGACGACGGCCTCACGGACGCCGAGTTGCTGGTGCTGCTGCAACATGACGCCGATGCCTTCAACCGCTGGGAAGCCAGCCAGCGCCTGGCGCTGAACCGCATCCTGGCCGCGGTGCGCGCCGGCAAGGCCCTGGTGCTGGACGGCGCCTATGTGGAGGCCATGCGCAGCGTGCTGCGCCATCCGCAGCTGGACTCGGCCTTCAAGGAGCTGGCCCTGACCCTGCCCGGCGAGGCCTACATCGCCGAGCAGCTGGACGTGGTCGATCCGCAAGCCATCCATGCCGCCGTCGTAGCAGCGCAGGCCCAGTTGGCCCATTCGCTACGCGAAGACTGGGTAGCGGCCTTCGAGGCCAACCAGGTCACCGGCGGCTACCGCCCCGACCCGGTCTCGTCCGGCAAGCGTGCGCTGGCGAATCTGGCCCTGGCCATGCTGGTGCTGGACGCCGGCCGCAGCGGCGATGCCGTCTGGCCGGGCCGCGCCTACCAGCGCTTCAAGGACGCCGGCAACATGACCGACCGCCTGGGCGCCCTGGCCGCCCTGGTCAATGCCCATGCCGAGCTGGCCGAGCCCGCGCTGCAGCGCTTCCATGCGCTGTTCAAGGACGAGGCCCTGGTCGTGGACAAGTGGTTCGCCCTGCAGGGCCGCGCCAGCGAGAGCGCCGGCAAGACCTTTGCCCGCGTCAAGCAGCTGATGCAGCACCCGGACTTCACGCTCAAGAACCCGAACCGCGCCCGCAGCCTGATCTTCTCGCTGTGCATGTTCAACCCGGCTGCCTTCCATCGTGCCGACGCCGCCGGCTATGTGTTCTGGGCCGACCAGCTGCTGGCCCTGGATGCGATCAATCCGCAGATCGCCGGCCGCCTGGCCCGCGTGATGGACCGCTGGACCAAGCTGGCCGAGCCCTACCGCAGCGCCGCCCGCGAAGCCATCGTCCGCGTGGCTGCCAAGGCCGAGCTGTCCAGCGATGTGCGCGAGATCATCGAGCGCGCCCTTGCCTCCGAAGCCAAGGAACAAGCATGACCCGTCGTGTCAGCCTTACCCAGTACCTGATCGAACAGCAGCGCCAGCACGGCCACATCCCGCAGGAGCTGCGGCTGCTGATCGAGATCGTGGCCCGCGCCTGCAAGCGCATCGCCATCAGCGTCAACAAGGGCGAGCTCGGCGACGTGCTGGGCACGGCCTCCAGCGAGAACGTGCAGGGCGAGATCCAGAAGAAGCTGGACATCATCGCCAACGAGGTGCTGATCGAAGCCAACGAATGGGGCGGCCACCTGGCGGCCATGGCCTCGGAAGAGATGGAAGGCATCTACGTGGTGCCCAACCGCTATCCGCAAGGCGAGTACCTGCTGCTGTTCGATCCGCTCGATGGTTCGTCCAACATCGACGTCAACGTCAGCATCGGCACCATCTTCTCGGTGCTGCGCAAGGTCACCAACCACCGCGGCGTCGGCGAGGAAGACTTCCTGCAGCCGGGCAAGCAGCAGGTGGCGGCCGGCTACTGCATCTACGGCCCGCAGACCACCCTGGTGCTGACCCTGGGCGACGGCGTGGCCATGTTCACGCTGGACCGCGAACAGGGCAGCTTCGTGCTGACCGGCGAGGACGTGAAGATCCCGGAGGACACCAAGGAGTTCGCGATCAATATGTCGAACATGCGCCACTGGGACGCCCCGGTGAAGCGCTACATCGACGAATGCCTGGCCGGCACGACCGGCCCGCGCGGCAAGGACTTCAACATGCGCTGGATCGCCTCCATGGTGGCCGACGTGCATCGCATCCTGACCCGCGGCGGCGTCTTCATGTATCCCTGGGACGCCCGCGAGCCCAACAAGGCCGGCAAGCTGCGCCTGATGTACGAGGCCAATCCCATGGCCTTCCTGGTCGAGCAGGCCGGCGGCGCGGCCACCAATGCCCGCGAGCGCATCCTCGACATGCAGCCCACCAAGCTGCACGAGCGCGTGGCCGTGGTGCTGGGCTCCAAGAACGAGGTAGAGCGGGTCACCAGCTACCACCTGGCTGACAGCTGAAAACTTCTGCTATAGTCGCGGGCTCGCAGCAAGCAGCCGCTTGATGGCGAAGCCGATGTAGCTCAGTTGGTAGAGCAGCGCATTCGTAAGTAGAGGGTTCGAGCCCAAAAGCTCCTGTAGAATCCACCGCTTAGCGCCAGCCGGCCGCAACTAAGAACGCAGTAATAAGGTCGCAAAGAACAGGTTAAGAAGGTTTTGCCGATGTAGCTCAGTTGGTAGAGCAGCGCATTCGTAATGCGAAGGTCGGGAGTTCGACTCTCTTCATCGGCACCACTCCTTGCAGAAGGCCACCCCTCACCGGGTGGCCTTTTTGCTTTCCGCCTCGCATCTTCCGCCTTGCCCTCAATCATGGGCCCAACAGAACATCACTCCACCGGAGTGCAGACGCCTGTACTCGCGCACACCATCCACCCCAGGCACGATTCGCGGACACAAACCGCCCCACCACAT from Pelomonas sp. SE-A7 harbors:
- a CDS encoding class 1 fructose-bisphosphatase; the encoded protein is MTRRVSLTQYLIEQQRQHGHIPQELRLLIEIVARACKRIAISVNKGELGDVLGTASSENVQGEIQKKLDIIANEVLIEANEWGGHLAAMASEEMEGIYVVPNRYPQGEYLLLFDPLDGSSNIDVNVSIGTIFSVLRKVTNHRGVGEEDFLQPGKQQVAAGYCIYGPQTTLVLTLGDGVAMFTLDREQGSFVLTGEDVKIPEDTKEFAINMSNMRHWDAPVKRYIDECLAGTTGPRGKDFNMRWIASMVADVHRILTRGGVFMYPWDAREPNKAGKLRLMYEANPMAFLVEQAGGAATNARERILDMQPTKLHERVAVVLGSKNEVERVTSYHLADS
- the pepN gene encoding aminopeptidase N → MREGTAPLIHLADYQQPAFWIRTVDISFDLEPAKTLVINKMKIERNTAVPHGPLRLHGEELQLLRVLINGESVSFRQEGHELVIESAPDADFLLEIRNTCAPEKNTALSGLYTSGGSFFTQCEAEGFRRITYFLDRPDVMAVYTVTLRADKARFPVLLANGNLVETGAVDANRHFAVWHDPFPKPSYLFALVAGDLVHREQRITTRAGKDHLLQVYVRRGDLEKTEHAMNSLIASIVWDEARFSLPLDLERFMIVGVSDFNMGAMENKGLNIFNTSALLASPATATDADFSRIEAIVAHEYFHNWTGNRVTCRDWFQLSLKEGLTVFRDQEFSMDMAAAPSARAVCRIQDVRQLRAMQFPEDSGAMAHPVRPASYVEINNFYTATVYDKGAELVRMYQTLVGRKGFEAGMKLYFERHDGQAVTCDDFAQAIADANPGSALSTRLDAFKRWYSQAGTPRVTARGAYDAAAQTYTLTLTQANPPSPGQDQKLPQVIPVAMGLLGADGQALPLQLQGEAAAVGTERVLVLEQAEQSFVFTQVASAPVPSLLRGFSAPVLLDDGLTDAELLVLLQHDADAFNRWEASQRLALNRILAAVRAGKALVLDGAYVEAMRSVLRHPQLDSAFKELALTLPGEAYIAEQLDVVDPQAIHAAVVAAQAQLAHSLREDWVAAFEANQVTGGYRPDPVSSGKRALANLALAMLVLDAGRSGDAVWPGRAYQRFKDAGNMTDRLGALAALVNAHAELAEPALQRFHALFKDEALVVDKWFALQGRASESAGKTFARVKQLMQHPDFTLKNPNRARSLIFSLCMFNPAAFHRADAAGYVFWADQLLALDAINPQIAGRLARVMDRWTKLAEPYRSAAREAIVRVAAKAELSSDVREIIERALASEAKEQA